A segment of the bacterium genome:
AGGGAGAGGCTACGCCCGCCCCGATCCGTGAACGTGTACATCTCCTTGTCGACGATGTCCGTCCCGCTTCCCACGCCGCGCTGAAACACCTCGGTGTGCTCGACCATCGGAGTGCGGATCTCCTGATATCCATACCGGTGCGAGAGATCGCGCACCCGCGTCTCTACGGTGTGCCAGCGGCCAACTTCCGCGGGGAGGATATCCTGCATTCCCCGCGGCGCCTTCACGATCATTCTGGCGTCCTCCCGGTCGTGTCTATGAGGGCACATTGTACCGGCCTCGCTCCACCCCTGTCAATTCGCGGGGTCTCGCGGCCGGAGGCTCCACGCCGCCCCCACCCCACCGCCCGCAGCGACCGCGATGAACAACGCGGCCACCTCGGCCCGGCCGAGGACGTAAGACGCGAACAGGACCCATCCGCGCGCTAGGATCCAGATGGCCGCCGCGACGGCGAGGGCGAGCGGGACCGCTGCCAGGCGCAACCACCGGCTGCGGAGCGACCGGCCGGCCGCGAGCAGGCACCAGGCGGTGAGCAGCCCGGCATAGCCGAGGACGAGGAGCACGGGCAGCGCTCTCGCCACCGGTCCCCCGGTGACACCGGGCAGGCGCCTGACCCCGAGAAACAGCACCGCGCCGATGATCAGCACCAACACGCTTCCGGCCACGCTGCCCGCGATACCGCGTCCCGCCGGAATCGGTCGCGATGAAGACGCCAGCGCCACCCCCACTCCCTGCACGATAAGGGGAAGCATCAACAACACCGGAATCAGCACCCACGTCACCCGCTCCCAGCTCGACTTGGGGTAGAGGTCGAGCAGGGCTCGAAGCCATCCCTCCCGCGCGGCCACCGCCAGCCCCCATACGGCGGCGCCTCCCACCGCGGCGCCCCACGCCGCAAGCTCCCAAAATTCCATGCGACGGGTCATCGTTCGCGGCTGTCCAGGAGGATCGTGACCGGGCCATCGTTGTGGATCTGGACGACCATGTGAGCCCCGAACCGCCCCGGCACCACCCGGACGCCCATCGTCTCGAGGGCGCGGTTGAACTCGCGGTACAGCGGTTCGGCTGCCTCAGGCGGCGCCGCCCGCACGAAGCTCGGCCGCCGGCCTCCGCGCGTGTCCGCATAGAGGGTGAACTGGGAGATGCTGAGGACTTCGCCTTCGACATCGAGGAGGGAGCGATTGAGGCGGCCGGCGTCATCGTTGAAGATCCGAAGGTGTCCCAGCCGGCCGGCCAGGTATCGGGCGTCTTCACTCGTGTCCTCGGTGCCGACTCCCAACAGGACAACCATCCCCGCGCCGATCTGCCCCACCAGGTCCCCCGGATCGTCGGGGATCAGGTTCGGCCGGGGCACCAGCACACGGACCTCAGCCCGCCGGACTCGCTGGACCAGTGCCCGCATCCCTACCGGACGTGTCGCCGCAGCGCGGCCGCGGCGCGCTCGATATCCTCGATGGTGTTATAGAAATAGGGGGAAAAGCGGACAACCCCGGGTCGGTGATCGATGATGATGTGCTCGCCCGCCAAGCCCGCAACGGCCGCGTGCGGGTCCGAGACCGGAACGGTCAGGATGCCGGCGTGTGCATCAATGCCTCCTGCCAGCCGGGGGGGAAGCCCCACGTCCCGCAGCGCCTCGGCGAGCGCGCCGGTCAACTCAACCTGACGGGCGCGCAGCCGCGCGGGTGTCAGTTCGTGAACGTATTCCAGACCGGCGCGGCCCGCGAACACAGCGGCGATGGCGGGGGTCCCGCCTTCAAGGCGGCGCGCGTCGTCGGCGTACTCAAAATGTGTCACGTCGAAGTCGAACTGGCGGCGATGCCCGAACCACCCCACAACCTCCGGCTGCAATCGAGGATGCAGGGCGCGGCGGGCATAGAGATACGCGATGCCGGGCCCTCCGAGCAGCCACTTCAGGCCCCCGCTCACCAGGAAGTCGATGCCGGCGGCGTGGACATCGATCGGGAGCTGCCCTGTCGACTGGTACGCATCGACGAGGAGGTGCGCGCCGCGGGCGTGCGCGAGGCGCGCGAGCGCCGCAACGTCTTGAATCGCCCCGCTCTGGAAGTAGACGTGGGATGTCGCCACACACACGGTGCGGTCGTCGATCGCGCGTTCAAAGAGCTCGAGGGGAACCGTCAACCGGTCGGGGCTGCGCACGAACGCGACCTCGACCCCCCGTCCCTGCTTGGCCAGCCACTGGTAGGCCACGGTGGGGAAATCGATGTCGGCGATGACCACCCGCGGGCGGGCACGATAGTCGAAGCAGCTCGCCACCGCGGAGATCGCGGCGGTGATCGACGGAAAGAGCGCCACTTCATCCGCGCTACTCCCAATGAGCGAGGCGAACGATCCCCTGAGCAGATCGAGTTCCTGCCACCACGGTCCGTACCACGCCGACGCGCCCATCGCGTTCCACAGGTCCAGGCATCGTGCCACCGCCCGCCGGACTCGCGTGCCGAGCGCTCCGAGCGAGCATGAGTTGAGATAAGTCGTCTCCTGAAAGACGGGGAACTCTTCGCGGTACGCTTCCCACGCCCCGGTGGACGCCGATGCGGCGGCAATGGTGGCGTCGGGGTGGAGCGGGCGGCTCACCGGGCCGCCGCTCTCTTGGGGGCCGCGCGGCTTGGGACGCGCAACTTCTCCAAGCGCGTCCGGACCTCGTCAAAGGTCCCCTCCTGTTTGGGGAACGCGAACCGCACGAACCGCCGCCCGGAGGCGGGATCGTGAAAGAAGGACGATCCCGGCACGGGGGCGACCCCGATCTCCTTGATCAGGTGCATGGTGAACGCGTAGTCATCGTCGTACCCGAACGGCGTGATGTCACACATGATGTAGTAGGCGCCGGACGGCACCAGACACCGGAACCCCGCCGTGCCCAGGATCTCGAGGAGCGTGTCCCGCTTCCGCTCGTACATCGCGGCCAGGTTGGCGTAGTACGTCCGCGGGAACCCTAGGGCCGTAACCGCGGCCTCCTGCAGCGGCGCGGCGGCGCCCACAGTCAGGAAGTCGTGCACCTTGCGAATGCCGTCGGCCACATGTGCTGGCGCGATCGTCCACCCGACGCGCCAGCCGGTGACGCTGTAGCTCTTCGAGATGCTGTTGACGATCACGGTGCGCTCGGCCATCCCCGGAAGGGCGGCCAGGCTTGTGTGGGTCTGACCGTCGTACAGGATGTGCTCGTACACCTCATCGGTGATCGCGAGCAGGTTGTGACGCTGGCAGAGATCCGCGATCAGCTCCAGTTCCGGCCTGCTGAACACCTTGCCGGTCGGGTTGTGCGGGGTGTTGATGATGATGGCCTTGGTCCTGGCGGTGATCTGAGCCCGGAGCTGATCGGGATCGAACGGGAACCCGGGCTCCAGCCGCAACTGGACGAACCGCGGTACGGCGCCCGAGAGCTTCGCGTCCGGGCCGTAGTTCTCGTAGAATGGCTCGAACACGATGACCTCTTCCCCCGGGTTCACCGTCGCGAGCAACGTGGCCATCATCGCTTCGGTCGCGCCACAGGTGACCGTGATGTGGCGCTCCGGATCCACGGTGATCCCGTTGAACCACCGGACCTTCTCGGCCAGGGCCTTCCGGAACGATGGGGCGCCCCAGGTGATCGCGTATTGGTTGTGCCCATCGCGCAGCGCGCGGGCGGCCGCCTCGAGGAGCTCGGATGGCGCGGGAAAGTCCGGGAACCCCTGCGCGAGGTTGATGCCGCCGTGCTCGGCCGCCAGCCGGGTCATCTCCCTGATGACGGACTCCGTGAATACGCCCACCCGTGATGCCGTCTCGATCATCGGATCCCTCCGCTCTTGTGCGCCCGCCTGCCCTCGCTCCGGAGGGTCAGTGCGAGACGACCCGCTCCACGCTGTACACTTCGGGCAGCTGGCCGATTCGCTGCATGACCGCCGTTAGCTGCGTGACATTCCGGATATCTACGACGATGTTGACGATGCCGACCTTGTCCTTGCGCACGCGCGCATTCACCGAGACCACGTTGGTCTTGGTCTCCGTGACCGCGGCGAGCATGTCTTTGAGCAACCCGACTCGGTCGAGCGCCTCCACCTCGATTTCAACCTGGTGCACGCCATCCTGCCCCGCCTCCCACTCGACTTCGACCAAACGCTCGGGCTGGCCCCGCAGGAACTGGATGTTCGGGCAATCCTCCCGGTGGATGCTCACCCCCCGCCCCCGGGTGATGTACCCGAGCACTCGGTCCCCCGGCAGCGGGCTGCAGCACCGTCCAAACCGCATCAGCACGTTGTCGACGCCGCGTACGCGAACTCCGTGCGCGGTCGTGGTGGGGGACGCGGGGCGATCCGCTCCCTCTGCAACAGCCGGCGGCTCCTCTTCGGGCGGTTCCCCGCGGAGGGACTGGACGACTTGGAGCAGGGAGACGTCGCCGTTGCCGAGGGCGGCGAGCAGCTCGTCTTCGTCGGGGAGGCCGAACTTCGAGGCCGCCTCACGGAGCCGCTCGGCCTTCATCGCGGCCGCGACGCTCCCGGTCCTGCGCAATTCCTTTTCGAGCAGCTCCTTTCCCCGCACGATGTTCTCGTCGCGCCGCTCGCGCTTGAACCATTGCCGGATCTTCGTCCGCGCGTTGCTGGTGCGGACAAACGCCAGCCAGTCGCGGCTGGGGCCGGCGCTGTTCTTGTTGGTCGTGACCTCCACGATATCGCCGGACTG
Coding sequences within it:
- a CDS encoding ATP phosphoribosyltransferase regulatory subunit, which codes for MIVKAPRGMQDILPAEVGRWHTVETRVRDLSHRYGYQEIRTPMVEHTEVFQRGVGSGTDIVDKEMYTFTDRGGRSLSL
- the dtd gene encoding D-aminoacyl-tRNA deacylase; this encodes MRALVQRVRRAEVRVLVPRPNLIPDDPGDLVGQIGAGMVVLLGVGTEDTSEDARYLAGRLGHLRIFNDDAGRLNRSLLDVEGEVLSISQFTLYADTRGGRRPSFVRAAPPEAAEPLYREFNRALETMGVRVVPGRFGAHMVVQIHNDGPVTILLDSRER
- a CDS encoding aminotransferase class V-fold PLP-dependent enzyme, which produces MSRPLHPDATIAAASASTGAWEAYREEFPVFQETTYLNSCSLGALGTRVRRAVARCLDLWNAMGASAWYGPWWQELDLLRGSFASLIGSSADEVALFPSITAAISAVASCFDYRARPRVVIADIDFPTVAYQWLAKQGRGVEVAFVRSPDRLTVPLELFERAIDDRTVCVATSHVYFQSGAIQDVAALARLAHARGAHLLVDAYQSTGQLPIDVHAAGIDFLVSGGLKWLLGGPGIAYLYARRALHPRLQPEVVGWFGHRRQFDFDVTHFEYADDARRLEGGTPAIAAVFAGRAGLEYVHELTPARLRARQVELTGALAEALRDVGLPPRLAGGIDAHAGILTVPVSDPHAAVAGLAGEHIIIDHRPGVVRFSPYFYNTIEDIERAAAALRRHVR
- a CDS encoding aminotransferase class I/II-fold pyridoxal phosphate-dependent enzyme, which encodes MIETASRVGVFTESVIREMTRLAAEHGGINLAQGFPDFPAPSELLEAAARALRDGHNQYAITWGAPSFRKALAEKVRWFNGITVDPERHITVTCGATEAMMATLLATVNPGEEVIVFEPFYENYGPDAKLSGAVPRFVQLRLEPGFPFDPDQLRAQITARTKAIIINTPHNPTGKVFSRPELELIADLCQRHNLLAITDEVYEHILYDGQTHTSLAALPGMAERTVIVNSISKSYSVTGWRVGWTIAPAHVADGIRKVHDFLTVGAAAPLQEAAVTALGFPRTYYANLAAMYERKRDTLLEILGTAGFRCLVPSGAYYIMCDITPFGYDDDYAFTMHLIKEIGVAPVPGSSFFHDPASGRRFVRFAFPKQEGTFDEVRTRLEKLRVPSRAAPKRAAAR